The following coding sequences lie in one Mucilaginibacter sp. KACC 22773 genomic window:
- a CDS encoding cytochrome c oxidase subunit 3: protein MDERKDIQNLNARKFMVWLAIASSFMLVAGLTSVFLISTSAGDVIHTQLPFVFIISSVVILGSSGTLHVAGKSLKQLQNAKFHLYLKITMVLGLLFMLLQAVAWGILLHQKVYFDMHKSYQSFIYVFVAVHLLHIITGIALLGYTLSGSLKNKPRYRILYRMEMSTTFWHFIDILWVYLYLFLVLK, encoded by the coding sequence ATGGATGAACGCAAGGATATACAAAACCTGAATGCCCGCAAGTTTATGGTTTGGCTAGCCATAGCATCTTCGTTTATGTTGGTTGCCGGACTAACCAGCGTGTTCCTGATATCAACCTCGGCAGGCGATGTCATACATACTCAATTGCCGTTTGTTTTTATCATTAGTAGCGTTGTTATACTTGGTAGCAGTGGCACTTTACATGTAGCCGGCAAAAGTTTAAAGCAATTGCAAAATGCAAAATTCCACCTGTACCTAAAAATTACGATGGTGTTGGGGCTACTGTTTATGTTACTGCAGGCTGTTGCCTGGGGTATTTTGCTTCATCAAAAAGTTTATTTTGATATGCATAAAAGCTATCAATCGTTTATTTATGTTTTTGTGGCCGTTCATCTTTTACACATCATAACCGGCATTGCGCTGCTGGGCTACACCCTATCCGGCTCGTTAAAAAACAAACCCCGTTACAGGATTTTGTACCGCATGGAAATGAGCACCACCTTTTGGCATTTTATAGATATTTTGTGGGTGTATCTTTATTTGTTTTTGGTGTTGAAATGA